Proteins from a genomic interval of Apteryx mantelli isolate bAptMan1 chromosome 5, bAptMan1.hap1, whole genome shotgun sequence:
- the LOC106495833 gene encoding prolow-density lipoprotein receptor-related protein 1-like isoform X1, with amino-acid sequence MAEWKCNGVDDCGDSSDEDVCAPCPAGMVRCDEGKCILEALMCNDEDDCLDGTDEPSTCGRSCFVRNGGCAETCADTHWGVRCSCGAGWALQADGQSCADVDECSLPYGPCSQLCSNAPGAFSCSCLGGYALRHGTACEVADNATQLLVAVGQDLALLDARTLAYRPLLATGTEPRALAYDLLRETYYWLTEEGELRVRPPGTDARTLYPGAGEANSISVDWFTGQLYWAGGHPGAIRAGLGDGRGYVTVLGKDVAPEQLVVHPAARSLYWVNRGQRGRTVIAAAGMDGSDRRELTVVSMEEPVGLSLDHAGSRLYWISEYKESIETLRVDGSGRHSFPAVLRSHAEPLGLAAFESRFFWADGAELVSASRASPREQAVLLRAPVSAFAVLHALQQPPRDTAACAPGLCSHLCLLSPVHPRGYKCACPEGLFLLPSGKCAELSIVYAEEKAISLVQVGPGARSRLVQKWLEPLHLQDVDWQRSVLYGTDDGGTLLRVVGHPGRREAISTGLPICSARVDIRSGDLYWLACNRKDIGVSRAPGMAPRILHRARSGIQHLFLDWQRGALYWLARGQPLQQLSLAGGTPQDAWNETWPEELPAAMDSKAFTLLWSSASGLRALSLTKRQAVTLSPSWPHGLVAAFEPYLVSTNGTALLLWDRRTLTLVLAVPAVDVQGVVTFVGTELQAAPVPLPAPTKKESALPLPPLVATSTMTTTTTTTTTTTVRPTTSTTRPTPSKTTTVPIAVHVPTSKATVTPTTTARPTLSKTTSAPSTTTTRPPPTKIIPMSTTATTRLTAWAMPTKTTPTRPTKTTPTQPAAIATTTSRPSPTKTSAVQPIATTRRITSPARVVPPTPKVPPSPVPPSTPVPHLSCPRTHVPCRDGTECVAQEYVCDGEKDCADGSDEDGCAQLCDTPGAFRCSSGAACVRSGERCDGVPQCPDASDEAGCWSPTQECALRCDGAARCVPESWLCDGHADCLDRADEQGCVPKECGPTEFACASGQCVAAALRCDGVRDCPDGSDEEGCAVPPPLLCRPGELACPRGGRCVPEAWRCDGTPDCPDGADERGCPEEEKLCGERRWGCARGRECVPEAWRCDGESDCADGSDEAGCQPAPCQSHEYPCGLGTCLNASLVCDGRQDCADGSDEGGNCSVPCRLPCSHLCHPSPQGPRCRCAPGYRLAEDGVSCTDVDECKERGEGACSQTCLNAPGNYSCGCLPGYLLEPDGRICKLTGPEPTLLVAVQSEVLSYGLRSGREKVLLATDKERVIFSLDYDPVERKVFWVDLGTESIRWQGLDSGKKGTLVKGVRSDCIAVDWVGRNLYWTDGVAGQVLATRLGAAWRGVPEYTVVLDGDLDRPHSLVLQPLAGLLYWSEVGSHPRLMEATMDGSRRHTLLAQGLGWPTALALDLPSWRIFWLDEKLGSVGSAHLDGTGVKVLRLSWVQSPFAAAVCEGELYWSERKAWAVQRVDKATGKNRTVVLKRHGQPHGLQVMHPALRPASPNPCAARGCSHLCLLSARHAGQCRCPAGLTLAADETTCLPLRDSAFALLVAPAAVTQVYLKDLPATAGAQGLPPHRALPLAKVGRLTAIDYAVKSKSLYFAEAGGGSIGLLRLKDSGRLSWKRAVAVEGTVVSLALDWPSGNLYWIGGQPRRVHVAAPGGRWSLELLGRGLQGAAWLALCPRASTMCFVTAAGGGGGGGPGAAVECAAMDGAGRRTVWRRARAPAGLTFGGGGAGTRLYWADRERGTINSVELDGSRFRVVREGLHGLSLFAIGDGFLLWTTASTNGSSKVWHSRLERAESWWFAVEQELLAVRIYSQFSQEGANGCAESNGGCAQLCLPNPAGRQCRCSAGYSLVRGTDCAPAPPCPAPLQACRDLRSCFSKEQACDGQPHCADGSDELDCPSAAAATRLPAAAPSGTPRAEGEEKPAWRTAAPSPRERGEPFPALPSTEEVLGAVPCSSETCNLRGECAIEAGRVTCHCALGYRGDYCEEAEVQPVAGPIALGVAVLLLVSAASVGALAYMRRRDSRRRTSSTASTRVLTLYHRESDPEEEDEEEEELPPKSDTFVNEAYDGKEELPAPLGKGPSHP; translated from the exons ATGGCCGAGTGGAAGTGCAACGGCGTCGACGACTGCGGCGACTCCTCCGACGAGGACGTCTGCG ccccctgccccgccgGCATGGTGCGCTGCGACGAGGGCAAGTGCATCCTGGAGGCGCTGATGTGCAACGACGAGGACGACTGCCTGGACGGCACGGATGAGCCCAGCACGTGCG GCCGGAGCTGCTTCGTGCGCAACGGGGGCTGCGCGGAGACGTGCGCTGACACGCACTGGGGCGTGCGGTGCTCCTGCGGGGCCGGATGGGCGCTGCAAGCCGACGGGCAGAGCTGCGCCG ACGTGGACGAGTGCTCCCTGCCCTACGGCCCCTGCAGCCAGCTGTGCAGCAACGCgccgggcgccttcagctgctcctgcctcgggGGCTACGCGCTGCGGCACGGCACCGCCTGCGAGGTGGCCG aCAACGCGACGCAGCTCctggtggccgtggggcaggaccTGGCCCTCCTGGACGCGCGGACCCTCGCCTACCGGCCGCTGCTGGCCACGGGCACGGAGCCCCGCGCCCTCGCCTACGACCTGCTGCGGGAGACCTACTACTGGCTCACGGAGGAGGGCGAGCTCCGCGTGCGCCCGCCCGGGACGGACGCCCGGACCCTCTACCCAG GCGCCGGGGAGGCCAACAGCATCTCCGTGGACTGGTTCACGGGGCAGCTGTACTGGGCCGGCGGCCACCCCGGCGCCATCCGCGCGGGGCTGGGCGACGGCCGGGGCTACGTGACGGTGCTGGGCAAGGACGTGGCCCCCGAGCAGCTGGTGGTGCACCCGGCCGCGAG GTCCTTGTACTGGGTGAaccgcgggcagaggggccggACGGTCATCGCCGCCGCCGGCATGGACGGCTCGGACCGGCGGGAGCTCACCGTGGTGTCCATGGAGGAGCCGGTGGGGCTGAGCCTGGACCACGCGGGCAGCAGGCTCTACTGGATCAGCGAGTACAAGGAG TCCATCGAGACGCTGCGGGTGGACGGCAGCGGGCGCCACTCCTTCCCGGCCGTCCTGCGGAGCCATGCGGAGCCGCTGGGCCTGGCGGCGTTCGAGAGCCGGTTCTTCTGGGCCGACGGCGCCGAGCTGGTGTCGGCCTCCCGGGCCTCCCCCCGGGAGCAGGCGGTGCTGCTCCGCGCCCCCGTCTCGGCTTTCGCCGTGCTGCACGCCCTGCAGCAGCCTCCCC GGGACACGGCCGCGTGCGCTCCGGGCCTGTGCAGCCAcctctgcctcctgtcccccgtGCACCCTCGGGGCTACAAGTGCGCCTGTCCGGAGGGGCTCTTCCTCCTGCCCTCGGGGAAGTGCgcag AGCTGTCCATCGTGTACGCGGAGGAGAAGGCCATCTCCCTGGTGCAGGTgggccccggcgcccgcagccGGCTGGTGCAGAAGTGGCTGGAGCCCCTCCACCTGCAGGACGTGGACTGGCAGAGGTCGGTGCTCTACGGCACGGACGACGGCGGGACGCTGCTGCGCGTGGTGGGACACCCAGGGAGGAGAGAGGCCATCTCGACCGGGCTTCCAA TTTGCTCTGCCCGCGTGGACATCCGCTCGGGGGACCTGTACTGGCTCGCGTGCAACCGGAAGGACATCGGAGTGAGCCGGGCGCCTGGCATGGCCCCGCGCATCCTGCACCGTGCCCGCAGCGGCATCCAGCACCTCTTCCTGGACTGGCAGCGAGGTGCTCTGTACtggctggcccgggggcagccgcTGCAGCAGCTCAGCCTGGCCGGGGGCACGCCGCAGGATGCCTGGAACGAGACGTGGCCCGAAGAGCTGCCTGCGGCCATGGATAGCAAGGCCTTCACCTTGCTCTGGAGCTCAGCCTCGG GCCTGCGGGCGCTGAGCCTGACCAAGAGGCAAGCAGTCACCCTGTCGCCCAGCTGGCCCCACGGCCTCGTGGCCGCCTTTGAGCCCTACTTGGTGTCGACGAACGGGACGGCTCTGCTGCTGTGGGACCGGAGGACGCTGACCCTCGTGCTCGCCGTGCCAGCGGTGGACGTGCAGGGAGTGGTGACCTTCGTGGGCACGGAGCTGCAGGCTG CACCGGTGCCTCTGCCAGCACCAACGAAAAAGGAGTCCGCCCTGCCCCTCCCTCCGCTTGTGGCCACCAGTACGATGACGACGACAACCACAACCACAACCACTACTACTGTTCGGCCCACCACCTCCACCACAAGGCCTACGCCAAGCAAGACTACCACCGTGCCAATCGCTGTTCACGTGCCAACCAGTAAGGCCACCGTAACACCAACCACCACCGCCCGGCCCACGCTATCCAAGACTACCTCTGCGCCAAGCACCACCACCACCCGGCCCCCACCAACCAAGATCATCCCTATGTCAACTACTGCAACTACCCGACTCACTGCCTGGGCAATGCCAACCAAGACTACCCCTACACGGCCAACCAAGACCACTCCTACGCAACCAGCCGCCATCGCCACCACCACCAGTCGGCCTTCACCAACCAAGACCTCCGCCGTGCAGCCAATTGCCACCACCCGGCGCATAACCAGCCCTGCACGGGTTGTGCCCCCAACCCCCAAAGTCCCACCCAGCCCTGTGCCCCCCTCAACCCCTGTCCCCCATCTGTCCTGTCCCCGCACGCATGTGCCCTGCCGCGACGGCACCGAGTGCGTGGCCCAGGAGTACGTGTGTGACGGGGAGAAGGATTGTGCGGATGGCTCTGATGAGGACGGCTGTGCCCAGCTCTGTGACACCCCAG gggcctTCCGCTGCTCGAGCGGGGCTGCGTGTGTGAGGTCCGGGGAGCGCTGCGACGGGGTGCCGCAGTGCCCCGACGCCTCGGACGAGGCGGGCTGCTGGAGCCCCACGCAGGAGTGCGCCCTGCGCTGCGACGGTGCCGCCCGCTGCGTCCCCGAGAGCTGGCTCTGCGATGGCCACGCCGACTGCCTGGACCGCGCCGACGAGCAGGGCTGCG TGCCCAAGGAGTGCGGCCCCACCGAGTTCGCCTGCGCGAGCGGGCAGTGCgtggccgcggcgctgcgctgcgacGGCGTCCGCGACTGCCCGGACGGCTCGGACGAGGAGGGCTGCgccgtgccgccgccgctgctgtgCCGCCCGGGCGAGCTGGCgtgcccccgcggcgggcggtgCGTGCCGGAGGCCTGGCGCTGCGACGGCACCCCCGACTGCCCGGACGGCGCGGACGAGCGG GGCTGCCCCGAGGAGGAAAAGCTGTGCGGGGAGCGGCGGTGGGGCTGCGCCCGCGGCCGCGAGTGCGTCCCCGAGGCCTGGCGCTGCGACGGAGAGAGCGACTGCGCGGACGGCAGCGACGAGGCTGGCT gccagcctgctccctgccAGAGCCACGAGTACCCGTGCGGGCTGGGGACCTGCCTGAACGCGTCCCTGGTGTGCGACGGTCGTCAGGACTGCGCGGACGGCTCGGACGAGGGGGGCAACTGCTCCGTGCCCTGCCGGCTGCCCTGCTCTCACCTCTGCCACCCCTCGCCCCAGGGCCCC AGGTGCCGGTGCGCCCCGGGCTATCGGCTGGCTGAGGACGGCGTGTCCTGCACGGATGTGGACGAGTGCAAGGAGCGGGGTGAGGGagcctgcagccagacctgcctCAACGCCCCGGGGAACTACAGCTGCGGCTGCCTCCCCGGCTACCTGCTGGAGCCCGACGGCCGCATCTGCAAGCTCACCG GACCGGAGCCCACGCTGCTGGTGGCCGTGCAGTCAGAGGTGCTGTCCTACGGGCTGCGGAGCGGGCGTGAGAAGGTGCTGCTGGCCACCGACAAGGAGCGTGTCATCTTCTCGCTCGACTATGACCCGGTGGAAAGGAAGGTTTTCTGGGTGGACCTGGGCACGGAGAGCATCCGCTGGCAGGGCCTCGACTCGGGCAAGAAGGGCACGCTGGTGAAAG GTGTGAGATCGGACTGCATCGCTGTGGACTGGGTGGGGAGGAACCTGTACTGGACAGATGGGGTGGCAGGACAGGTGCTGGCCACCCGCCTGGGGGCCGCCTGGCGAGGGGTCCCGGAGTACACCGTGGTGCTGGACGGAGACCTGGACCGGCCCCACTCCCTGGTGCTCCAGCCTCTGGCGGG GCTGCTGTACTGGTCAGAGGTGGGGAGCCACCCACGGCTGATGGAGGCCACCATGGACGGCAGCCGTCGGCACACGCTGCTGGCccaagggctgggctggcccaCCGCTCTGGCCCTCGACCTCCCCTCCTGGAGGATCTTCTGGCTGGATGAGAAGCTGGGCAGCGTCGGCTCAGCGCACCTGGACGGCACCGGCGTGAAG GTGCTGCGGCTGAGCTGGGTCCAGAGCCCCTTCGCGGCGGCCGTATGCGAGGGAGAGCTGTACTGGTCGGAGAGGAAGGCATGGGCGGTGCAGCGAGTGGACAAGGCCACCGGCAAGAACAGGACTGTAGTGCTCAAGCGCCACGGGCAGCCCCATGGCCTCCAG GTGATGCACCCGGCGCTGCGACCGGCGTCCCCCAACCCGTGCGCAGCGCGTGGCTGCTCCCACCTGTGCCTGCTGAGCGCCCGGCACGCCGGGCAGTGCCGGTGCCCTGCCGGGCTGACGCTGGCCGCCGACGAGACCACGTGCCTCCCCCTCCGCGATTCGGCCTTTGCCCTCCTGGTGGCACCGGCGGCTGTGACCCAG GTCTACCTGAAGGACCTGCCCGCGACGGCCGGAGCCCAGGGCCTTCCCCCGCACCGAGCCCTCCCCTTGGCCAAGGTGGGCCGGTTGACGGCCATCGACTACGCGGTGAAGAGCAAGAGCCTGTACTTCGCGGAGGCGGGGGGCGGCTCCATCGGGCTGCTGCGCCTGAAGGACTCGGGCCGGCTGTCCTGGAAGCGAGCGGTGGCCGTGGAGGGCACGGTGGTGTCGCTGGCGCTGGACTGGCCGAGCGGCAACCTGTACTGGATCGGCGGGCAGCCGCGCCGCGTCCACGTGGCGGCTCCTGGGGGTCGCTGGTCCCTGGAGCTGCTCGGCCGAGGGCTGCAGGGCGCCGCCTGGCTGGCGCTGTGCCCCCGCGCCTCCACCATGTGCTTCGTcacggcggcgggcggcggcggcggcggcggcccgggggcggcggtggAGTGCGCCGCCATGGACGGCGCCGGCCGCAGGACGGTCTGGAGGAGAGCCCGCGCTCCCGCTGGCCTCAccttcggcggcggcggcgccggcaccCGCCTCTACTGGGCAGACCGCG AGAGAGGAACGATCAACAGCGTGGAGCTGGACGGCTCCCGCTTCCGGGTGGTGCGGGAAGGGCTGCACGGCCTCTCGCTCTTTGCCATCGGAGACGGCTTCCTGCTCTGGACCACGGCTTCGACCAACG GCTCCAGCAAGGTGTGGCACAGCCGCCTGGAGCGGGCCGAGAGCTGGTGGTTCGCcgtggagcaggagctgctggccgTGAGGATCTACAGCCAGTTCTCGCAGGAAG GCGCCAACGGCTGCGCGGAGAGCAACGGCGGCTgcgcccagctctgcctgcccaaCCCCGCGGGGCGGCAGTGCCGCTGCTCGGCCGGCTACAGCCTGGTGCGTGGGACGGATTGCGCGCCGGCTCCGCCGTGCCCGGCCCCGCTCCAGGCCTGCCGCGACCTTCGGAGCTGCTTCTCCAAAGAGCAGGCCTGCGACGGGCAGCCCCACTGCGCCGACGGCTCCGACGAGCTGGACT GCCCCTCCGCAGCGGCGGCGACacggctccccgcggcggcacCCTCGGGGACGCCCCGTGCCGAGGGAGAGGAGAAGCCGGCCTGGCGCacggctgcccccagcccccgggAGCGCGGGGAGCCCTTCCCGGCGCTGCCGAGCACCGAGGAGGTGCTGGGGGCCGTGCCGTGCAGCAGCGAGACGTGCAACCTGCGCGGGGAATGCGCCATCGAGGCCGGGCGGGTGACGTGCCACTGCGCCCTGGGCTACCGCGGCGACTACTGCGAGGAGGCCGAGGTGCAGCCCGTGGCCGGTCCCATCGCCCTGGGGGTGGCCGTGCTGCTGCTGGTCAGCGCGGCCTCCGTGGGCGCCCTGGCCTACATGCGGAGGAGGGACAGCCGGAGGAG GACCTCTAGCACTGCCTCCACCCGAGTGCTGACCCTGTACCACCGCGAGAGCGACCCCGAGGAAGAagacgaggaggaggaagagcttcCCCCCAAGAGCGATACCTTTGTGAACGAAGCTTATGACGGGAAAGAG gagctgccggccccgctggggAAGGGACCATCTCACCCCTGA